One window of Siniperca chuatsi isolate FFG_IHB_CAS linkage group LG15, ASM2008510v1, whole genome shotgun sequence genomic DNA carries:
- the sash1b gene encoding SAM and SH3 domain-containing protein 1 isoform X3 yields the protein MEELRKRKVVQDAEMGKVDSVATSLQLRSQIQESLGLSSTTSTPETERRFPVHKSSSDDGSGGKWDGKRKSKSFWSFRKSQKGVVRQISKGDDVGFVASEITMSDEERIQLMMMVKENMISIEEALARLKEFETQNRQTCRSDPAEWTDPSIPTTNELFNCNPYDLSDNEQEESVTFRRLHKLVSSTRKVKKKLIRIDESKRPGAEDNLNIDDLPCSDASNSLYSGVQKKPVVCPIDSLASALREQLTYDRDSDSLTTSPSSSSLDTCSSQKIFQAFSKASGSPIHQETSVAGEVREAAEGSGSSFSETEVCNNEEPKIARSVTDGELRHRILSPLSHHGRACSFGGFDLTNRSMLTVISDNDNTNKDGDGVRDPIKSPPTSRISLGKKVKSVRETMKKHISKRYHCSLSEQSSPDRMSSCPHSPQTDSDSLEKPKLKPGGSVESLRSSLSGQSSMSGQTVGTTDSSNSNRESVKSEDGEEDELPYRGPFCGRALVHTDFTPSPYDTDSLKLKSGDVIDIISKPPMGTWMGMLNGKVGTFKFIYVDVLNEEEVKPKKTRRRRKARQPKPTSVEEFLDRINLKEHLPTFLFNGYEDLDTFKLLEEEDLDELNIRDPQHRAVLLTAVELLQEYDGGSGSSDPERSSQSGGSQEKLLLDRRGLMGDSPRDSGCYESNENLENGRDKKTSSSMSRSSSGFESSHLPSPEYPALPQKMTSTSSSKTSFQSKPTCLPCILPLIRPPKNSLSLLSPAKGHLPGTAIARSQSCMELRRNPAPGLLMRSFSLTVLHKGQKRKLINPKNWNLTRNVKTEESTQHSVNPHKPCEVWSPSSQSSTTSYNAVHSTFNIDTTNVFASEQAETTQSTHLQLPPTVPAERSNHPLTISSLPNPHQEPLLTETACVYNYTNHISEDKRSCSVSANSEARRLKMKRNKTASINSVTLGSLIEERL from the exons gtttCCTGTGCACAAATCTAGCTCTGATGATGGATCAGGAG GAAAATGggatggaaagagaaagagcaagtCTTTTTGGAGTTTTCGAAAGTCACAGAAAGGAGTGGTGCGTCAGATTTCAAAAG GTGATGACGTTGGATTTGTGGCCAGTGAAATCACCATGAGTGATGAAGAGCGTATCcagctgatgatgatggtgaaggAGAATATGATCTCTATAGAGGAAGCCCTGGCACGG CTGAAGGAGTTTGagacacaaaacagacagacgTGCAGGTCCGATCCCGCAGAGTGGACCGATCCCTCCATTCCCACCACAAATGAGTTGTTCAACTGCAAC CCTTATGACCTGTCAGACAATGAACAAGAGGAATCTGTGACATTCAGGAGACTCCATAAGCTGGTCAGCTCAACCCGGAAGGTGAAGAAGAAGCTGATCAGAATTGACGAGTCTAAGAGGCCTGGAGCAGAGG ACAACCTAAACATTGATGATCTTCCGTGTAGCGATGCCAGCAACTCCCTGTACTCAGGTGTGCAGAAGAAGCCTGTTGTTTGCCCCATTGACTCCCTGGCTTCAGCTCTGCGGGAACAGCTCACCTACGACAGGGACTCTGACAGCCTgaccacctccccctcctccagcAGCCTGGacacctgcagcagccaaaAGATCTTCCAGGCTTTTAGCAAGGCTAGTGGGAGCCCTATTCATCAGGAGACAAGTGTAGCAGGGGAGGTGAGGGAGGCAGCTGAAGGCAGTGGCTCTTCCTTTTCTGAAACTGAGGTTTGCAATAATGAGGAACCAAAAATCGCTCGCTCAGTGACCGACGGAGAACTCCGTCACCGGATCCTCAGCCCGCTCAGCCACCATGGG aGAGCCTGTAGCTTTGGAGGATTTGACCTGACCAACCGCTCAATGCTCACGGTCATCTCTGACAATGATAACACT AATAAAGACGGAGATGGTGTGAGAGATCCCATTAAGTCTCCACCAACATCTCGTATTTCCCTGGGCAAAAAAGTCAAGTCTGTGAGAGAAACTATGAAAAAACACATATCCAAGAGATAccactgttctctctctgaaCAG TCAAGCCCAGACCGCATGTCCAGCTGCCCTCACTCACCTCAGACAGACTCTGACTCTCTGGAGAAACCCAAACTGAAGCCAGGAGGGTCTGTGGAAAGCCTGAGGAGTTCCCTCAGCGGACAAAGTTCCATGA GTGGTCAGACGGTAGGCACCACTGACTCCTCCAACAGCAACAGAGAAAGTGTGAAGTCGGAGGACGGGGAAGAGGATGAGCTGCCTTACCGCGGACCATTCTGTGGACGCGCTCTAGTTCATACTGACTTCACCCCCAGTCCCTACGACACTGACTCCCTCAAACTCAAG AGTGGAGACGTCATTGATATCATTAGTAAGCCTCCGATGGGTACATGGATGGGGATGCTCAACGGTAAAGTCGGCACCTTCAAGTTCATTTATGTGGATGTCCTGAATGAAGAGGAGGTGAAGCCCAAAAAGACACGCAGGAGGAGGAAGGCCCGGCAACCCAAACCCACATCAGTAGAGGAGTTCCTTGATCGCATCAACCTCAAA GAGCATCTTCCCACCTTCCTTTTTAACGGCTATGAGGATCTGGACACATTCAAGTTGCTAGAGGAGGAGGACCTGGATGAGCTGAACATCAGAGACCCCCAACACAGAGCTGTGCTGCTAACCGCTGTGGAGCTGCTGCAAGAGTATGATGGTGGGTCAG GAAGCAGCGATCCAGAGCGAAGCAGTCAGTCTGGAGGCTCACAGGAGAAGCTGCTCCTGGACAGGCGTGGCCTCATGGGAGACTCCCCGCGGGACTCCGGCTGCTACGAGAGTAACGAGAACCTGGAGAACG GAAGGGACAAAAAGACATCTTCATCCATGAGCAGGTCCTCCTCTGGTTTTGAGTCAAGCCACCTCCCGTCCCCAGAGTACCCTGCTCTCCCCCAGAAAATGACCTCCACCAGCTCTAGTAAGACTTCATTCCAAAGTAAACCAACATGCCTGCCCTGTATCTTACCATTAATAAGACCCCCTAAGAACAGCTTAAGTCTCCTAAGCCCAGCAAAAGGTCATCTTCCCGGCACAGCCATTGCTAGGAGCCAGAGCTGCATGGAGCTAAGAAGAAACCCAGCACCAGGGCTGCTGATGCGGAGCTTCTCCCTGACTGTCCTCCACAAGGGGCAGAAGAGAAAACTCATCAACCCTAAAAACTGGAATCTGACCCGCAACGTCAAGACTGAGGAAAGCACACAGCACTCAGTAAATCCTCATAAACCTTGTGAGGTCTGGTCTCCGTCCTCCCAATCTTCTACCACATCATATAATGCTGTGCACAGCACTTTCAACATAGACACAACAAATGTGTTTGCCTCTGAACaagcagaaacaacacaaaGCACACACCTCCAGCTGCCACCCACAGTCCCAGCAGAAAGGTCCAATCATCCTTTAACTATATCTTCCTTACCAAACCCACACCAAGAACCCTTATTAACAGAGACTGCCTGCGTGTACAACTACACAAACCACATCTCAGAGGATAAGAGGAGTTGTTCAGTTTCAGCCAATTCTGAAGCCCGCCggctgaaaatgaaaagaaataagacGGCATCCATAAACTCAGTAACTCTGGGTTCCCTGATAGAAGAAAGACTCTAG
- the ddo gene encoding D-aspartate oxidase isoform X1, translating into MSRMKSVRVAVVGAGVIGFSTAVCIAEALPLCSVSLLAEKFSPDTTSDGAAGILFPAKFPDIPLERQKRWFKDSFDHLLAIGQSQHSPEAGVMLSSGCQIFKEVPADKKPFWSESVIGFRFMTDGELKRFPDHKFGQAFTTIKCECSTYLLWLEKRFRKAGGQVEQRRVNSLQELSNSYDIIVNCSGLGSKTLVGDNKMYPVRGQVLKMEAPWLQHFIRDGDGMTYIYPGIHNVTVGGTRQEEDWRLQVDEGDTKSILVRCSRLEPSLSKARVLSEWVGLRPSRRNPRVERELVQLQGRRVPVVHNYGHGGCGVTLAWGTALDALGLVRQCLHEMPLQAKL; encoded by the exons ATGTCCAGGATGAAAAGTGTCAGGGTCGCAGTAGTGGGGGCAGGTGTGATCGGCTTCTCCACTGCTGTCTGCATCGCTGAGGCTCTTCCTTTGTGCTCCGTTTCCCTGCTGGCTGAGAAGTTCAGTCCAGACACCACCAGTGATGGAGCTGCTGGGATCCTGTTTCCGGCAAAGTTTCCAG ATATTCCCTTGGAAAGACAAAAACGCTGGTTCAAGGACAGTTTTGATCACCTGTTGGCCATTGGTCAATCCCAACACTCACCGGAGGCTGGAGTAATGCTGAGCTCTGG CTGTCAAATTTTCAAGGAGGTTCCAGCTGATAAGAAGCCCTTCTGGTCAGAGTCTGTGATTGGCTTTCGATTCATGACTGACGGTGAATTGAAAAGGTTTCCGGATCACAAGTTTGGCCAGGCGTTCACCACCATAAAATGTGAATGTTCCACCTACCTGCTGTGGCTTGAGAAGAG GTTCAGAAAAGCTGGAGGCCAAGTGGAACAGAGGAGGGTCAACAGTCTTCAGGAATTGAGCAACAGCTATGATATCATTGTCAACTGCTCTGGTCTGGGCTCCAAAACGCTGGTGGGTGACAACAAGATGTACCCGGTCAGAGGCCAGGTCCTCAAGATGGAGGCCCCCTGGCTGCAGCACTTCAtcagagatggagatggaaTGACTTACATCTACCCCGGCATACACAATGTCACTGTAGGCGGCACGAGGCAGGAGGAGGACTGGCGACTACAAGTGGACGAAGGAGACACAAAGAGCATCCTGGTGCGCTGCAGCAGGCTGGAGCCGTCGCTCAGCAAAGCCAGAGTTCTCAGCGAGTGGGTCGGTCTGAGGCCCAGCAGGAGGAACCCGAGGGTGGAGAGGGAGCTGGTGCAGCTGCAGGGTCGCAGGGTGCCTGTGGTCCACAACTATGGCCACGGAGGCTGCGGAGTCACCCTTGCCTGGGGTACTGCCCTGGACGCACTGGGGCTGGTCAGGCAGTGCCTTCATGAAATGCCACTACAGGCTAAACTGTGA
- the ddo gene encoding D-aspartate oxidase isoform X2, giving the protein MTDGELKRFPDHKFGQAFTTIKCECSTYLLWLEKRFRKAGGQVEQRRVNSLQELSNSYDIIVNCSGLGSKTLVGDNKMYPVRGQVLKMEAPWLQHFIRDGDGMTYIYPGIHNVTVGGTRQEEDWRLQVDEGDTKSILVRCSRLEPSLSKARVLSEWVGLRPSRRNPRVERELVQLQGRRVPVVHNYGHGGCGVTLAWGTALDALGLVRQCLHEMPLQAKL; this is encoded by the exons ATGACTGACGGTGAATTGAAAAGGTTTCCGGATCACAAGTTTGGCCAGGCGTTCACCACCATAAAATGTGAATGTTCCACCTACCTGCTGTGGCTTGAGAAGAG GTTCAGAAAAGCTGGAGGCCAAGTGGAACAGAGGAGGGTCAACAGTCTTCAGGAATTGAGCAACAGCTATGATATCATTGTCAACTGCTCTGGTCTGGGCTCCAAAACGCTGGTGGGTGACAACAAGATGTACCCGGTCAGAGGCCAGGTCCTCAAGATGGAGGCCCCCTGGCTGCAGCACTTCAtcagagatggagatggaaTGACTTACATCTACCCCGGCATACACAATGTCACTGTAGGCGGCACGAGGCAGGAGGAGGACTGGCGACTACAAGTGGACGAAGGAGACACAAAGAGCATCCTGGTGCGCTGCAGCAGGCTGGAGCCGTCGCTCAGCAAAGCCAGAGTTCTCAGCGAGTGGGTCGGTCTGAGGCCCAGCAGGAGGAACCCGAGGGTGGAGAGGGAGCTGGTGCAGCTGCAGGGTCGCAGGGTGCCTGTGGTCCACAACTATGGCCACGGAGGCTGCGGAGTCACCCTTGCCTGGGGTACTGCCCTGGACGCACTGGGGCTGGTCAGGCAGTGCCTTCATGAAATGCCACTACAGGCTAAACTGTGA